The Cellulomonas sp. S1-8 genome has a window encoding:
- a CDS encoding pyridoxal-phosphate-dependent aminotransferase family protein codes for MTLNPPHRLLMGPGPIDADPRVLRAMSAPLVGQFDPVMTGYMNATQDLYRQVFRTTNDATLLVDGTARAAIEAALVSLVEPGDRVLVPVFGRFGHLLVEIARRAGAHVETVEAAWGEVVDPERVVDAVATWRPRLVAVVHGDTSTTMRQPLAEIGAACAEHDALLYVDATASLGGNDLRTDDWHLDVVTAGLQKCLGGPSGSAPTTLSERAADAVRARTHVEQGLRTDDDEPRGAVIRSNYLDLAQLLEYWGPRRLNHHTEATSMLYAAYECARIVLEDGLDATVERHRVAGAAMLAGVQGLGLDVFGDVAHKMHNVVAVHVPEGVVADAVRAAMLEDFAIEVGTSFGPLHGRVWRIGTMGVNARKDAVLTTLAALEHVIRAQGAAVPAGGGVTAAQEVYAA; via the coding sequence ATGACCCTCAACCCCCCGCACCGCCTGCTCATGGGGCCGGGCCCCATCGACGCCGACCCGCGGGTGCTGCGCGCGATGTCCGCGCCGCTGGTCGGGCAGTTCGACCCGGTGATGACGGGGTACATGAACGCGACGCAGGACCTGTACCGCCAGGTGTTCCGGACGACGAACGACGCGACGCTGCTGGTCGACGGCACCGCGCGGGCTGCGATCGAGGCGGCGCTGGTGTCGCTCGTCGAACCGGGCGACCGGGTGCTCGTCCCGGTGTTCGGGCGGTTCGGGCACCTGCTGGTGGAGATCGCGCGCCGCGCCGGCGCGCACGTCGAGACGGTCGAGGCCGCGTGGGGCGAGGTCGTCGACCCCGAGCGCGTGGTCGACGCCGTGGCCACCTGGCGTCCCCGGCTCGTGGCGGTCGTCCACGGCGACACGTCGACGACGATGCGGCAGCCGCTCGCGGAGATCGGCGCCGCCTGCGCCGAGCACGACGCGCTGCTGTACGTCGACGCGACCGCCTCCCTCGGCGGCAACGACCTGCGCACCGACGACTGGCACCTCGACGTCGTCACCGCGGGGCTGCAGAAGTGCCTCGGCGGCCCGTCCGGCAGCGCCCCGACGACGCTCTCGGAGCGCGCCGCCGACGCGGTCCGGGCGCGCACCCACGTCGAGCAGGGCCTGCGCACCGACGACGACGAGCCGCGCGGCGCCGTCATCCGCTCCAACTACCTCGACCTCGCACAGCTCCTCGAGTACTGGGGCCCGCGGCGCCTCAACCACCACACCGAGGCCACGTCGATGCTGTACGCGGCGTACGAGTGCGCGCGCATCGTGCTGGAGGACGGGCTGGACGCGACCGTCGAGCGGCACCGCGTCGCGGGGGCCGCGATGCTCGCCGGCGTGCAGGGGCTGGGGCTGGACGTGTTCGGCGACGTCGCGCACAAGATGCACAACGTCGTGGCGGTGCACGTGCCCGAGGGCGTCGTCGCGGACGCCGTGCGCGCGGCGATGCTGGAGGACTTCGCGATCGAGGTCGGCACGTCGTTCGGCCCGCTGCACGGCCGGGTGTGGCGCATCGGGACGATGGGCGTCAACGCCCGCAAGGACGCGGTCCTCACGACGCTCGCGGCGCTCGAGCACGTGATCCGTGCGCAGGGCGCGGCGGTGCCGGCGGGCGGCGGCGTCACGGCCGCGCAGGAGGTGTACGCCGCATGA
- a CDS encoding allantoate amidohydrolase: MTTAAQVLARCDALAACSDHPEHLDRAHLTPALAAAHGLVEAWMTAAGLRTWRDQAGNLCGRVEGREPGLPALLLGSHLDTVPDAGRYDGMLGVLLAVAVADRLRDEVASWPCALEVVGFTDEEGARFGTALLGSRALAGTWDDAWWDLRDADGVTLAEAARDFGLDPALIGTAARRPADLVAYLEAHIEQGPLLQDADRSLGVVTTIAGARRLRVEVVGEARHAGGTPYPRRRDALVGAAEAIVLIERTVRESGAIATVGQIDVAPGAVNVIPGRAVFSVDLRAASDAERDAMRDTLLAGIEAGCAARGLGVRVTDLYAAPATPCAGWLRDALRDGVVATGDADPVDVWSRAGHDGMAVSQVTDVGMLFLRCHDGISHHPDEAVREVDVAAGLDAFTTAVRAVAARAAVRA; this comes from the coding sequence ATGACGACCGCGGCGCAGGTGCTGGCCCGCTGCGACGCCCTCGCCGCGTGCAGCGACCACCCCGAGCACCTCGACCGCGCGCACCTGACGCCCGCGCTCGCCGCCGCGCACGGGCTGGTGGAGGCCTGGATGACGGCCGCCGGGCTGCGCACGTGGCGCGACCAGGCGGGCAACCTGTGCGGCCGCGTCGAGGGACGCGAGCCGGGGCTGCCCGCGCTGCTGCTGGGCTCGCACCTCGACACCGTGCCCGACGCGGGCCGGTACGACGGCATGCTCGGCGTCCTGCTGGCCGTCGCGGTGGCCGACCGCCTGCGCGACGAGGTCGCGTCGTGGCCGTGCGCGCTCGAGGTCGTCGGCTTCACCGACGAGGAGGGCGCACGCTTCGGCACCGCCCTCCTGGGCTCGCGCGCGCTGGCCGGCACCTGGGACGACGCCTGGTGGGACCTGCGCGACGCGGACGGCGTCACGCTCGCGGAGGCGGCCCGCGACTTCGGCCTGGACCCGGCGCTGATCGGCACGGCCGCGCGGCGACCCGCGGACCTCGTCGCCTACCTCGAGGCGCACATCGAGCAGGGCCCGCTGCTCCAGGACGCGGACCGCTCGCTGGGGGTCGTCACGACGATCGCGGGCGCCCGGCGGCTGCGCGTCGAGGTGGTCGGGGAGGCGCGGCACGCGGGCGGCACGCCGTACCCGCGGCGGCGCGACGCACTGGTGGGCGCCGCGGAGGCGATCGTCCTGATCGAGCGCACGGTGCGGGAGTCGGGGGCGATCGCGACGGTCGGGCAGATCGACGTCGCGCCGGGCGCGGTCAACGTCATCCCGGGACGCGCGGTGTTCTCGGTGGACCTGCGGGCCGCGTCCGACGCCGAGCGCGACGCGATGCGCGACACGCTGCTGGCCGGGATCGAGGCCGGCTGCGCGGCGCGCGGCCTGGGGGTCCGCGTCACCGACCTGTACGCGGCGCCGGCGACGCCGTGCGCGGGCTGGTTGCGCGACGCGCTGCGCGACGGCGTGGTCGCCACCGGCGACGCCGACCCGGTGGACGTGTGGAGCCGCGCGGGCCACGACGGCATGGCGGTCTCGCAGGTCACGGACGTCGGCATGCTGTTCCTGCGCTGCCACGACGGCATCAGCCACCATCCCGACGAGGCGGTCCGCGAGGTCGACGTCGCGGCGGGGCTCGACGCGTTCACGACGGCCGTGCGGGCCGTCGCGGCACGGGCCGCGGTGCGGGCGTGA
- a CDS encoding MurR/RpiR family transcriptional regulator, which translates to MTTALSAPSSAPPVPAGVDGLRLDERVAARYADLPPQERKGADVLLEHFGDLATYSAAELATLAGVSKATMSRLFRSLGFDDFTQVRDHLRALRGHGLPMTLGSATDLDAHAEAEGAAVRCAVAALAVHLDAVADLLAHAPRVVVVGLRTSYPVALHLRQQLTQVRPQVALLPQPGQSWSEDVVDLSPQDAVVLVAFRRRPPGVRALAERLRAAGTPVVLLADPTARALATHVTWWVECPVQTRGAFDSYAAASSVVALLADAVLTRRGRTGEQRVTAIDSAYRTLGEVEAR; encoded by the coding sequence GTGACGACCGCCCTGTCGGCTCCCTCGTCGGCGCCCCCCGTGCCCGCGGGCGTCGACGGCCTGCGTCTCGACGAGCGCGTCGCGGCCCGCTACGCCGACCTGCCCCCGCAGGAGCGCAAGGGTGCGGACGTGCTGCTCGAGCACTTCGGCGACCTCGCCACGTACTCGGCGGCCGAGCTCGCGACCCTCGCCGGGGTGTCGAAGGCGACCATGAGCCGGCTGTTCCGCAGCCTCGGCTTCGACGACTTCACCCAGGTGCGCGACCACCTGCGGGCGCTGCGGGGCCACGGGCTGCCCATGACGCTCGGCAGCGCCACGGACCTCGACGCGCACGCCGAGGCCGAGGGCGCCGCCGTCCGCTGCGCCGTGGCGGCGCTCGCCGTGCACCTCGACGCGGTCGCGGACCTGCTCGCGCACGCGCCGCGGGTCGTCGTCGTGGGCCTGCGCACCAGCTACCCGGTGGCGCTGCACCTGCGCCAGCAGCTCACGCAGGTGCGTCCGCAGGTCGCGCTCCTGCCGCAGCCCGGGCAGTCCTGGTCGGAGGACGTGGTCGACCTGTCCCCGCAGGACGCCGTCGTGCTCGTCGCGTTCCGCCGCCGCCCGCCGGGCGTCCGCGCGCTGGCCGAGCGCCTGCGCGCGGCCGGCACCCCCGTGGTGCTGCTCGCCGACCCGACGGCGCGAGCCCTGGCGACGCACGTGACGTGGTGGGTGGAGTGCCCCGTGCAGACGCGCGGCGCGTTCGACTCCTACGCGGCGGCCTCGTCCGTCGTCGCGCTGCTCGCCGACGCCGTCCTGACGCGACGGGGCCGGACCGGTGAGCAGCGCGTCACCGCGATCGACTCGGCGTACCGCACGCTGGGCGAGGTCGAGGCGCGCTGA